The nucleotide sequence CCTAGTCATGATTGTGGTAAAGTTCTGCCTATGGCTTAGTATGAAATGTAGCCATAATGCTGAGGTGGCATTGGCATGCACTACACTCTTAATAACCTCttgagactagggggcagtattttgatgtttggatgaaagacgtacccaaatgaaacagcctatttctcaggcccagaagctagaatatgcatataattggcagatagaaaacactctgaagtttccaaaactgtcaaaatattgtctgtgagtataacagaactgatattgcaggcaaaaacctgaggaaaatccaactaggaagtgctgttattttgaaacctctctgttccattgcatgccttccctccatttttaaagggatatcaaccagattcctttgcctatggcttccacatggtgtgaacaatctttagacatagtttcaggctttcaTTCTGAAAAATGAGAGAGAATGATCACATTGTGTCAGTGCATAGCTGGGTGTCCCCAGAGTTTTGCATGCaccaacagcttggagcagaccttttctctctctctctcctcttgaaaAAGCTAAagtctggttgaaatattatcgattatttattgtaaaaacaacctgaggattgattataaaaaacatttgacatgtttctacgaactttacggatactatttggaattttcgtctgcccgtcgtgacctgcacgagcctgtggattactgaacaaaacgcgccaaccaaatggaggtttttagatataaaaataatctttatggaacaaaacaaatatttattgtgtaactgggagtctcgtgagtgcaaacatccaaagatcatcggATGACCTTAAGCGATTAAttgtattgcttttctgactttcgtgaccaatctactttgctgctagctgtttaatgttttgtctgctgagagagctgtcctaacataaacgcttggatagctttcgctgtaaaggttttttgaaatcttacacgccaggtggattaacaagctaagctgtgttttggtatattgcacttgtgatttcatgaaaatttaatatttttagtaatttaatttgaatttggcgctctgcaattcagcggaaaatgatcccgctaaagggatgggtgtGCCAAGATTTTTAAGGTCTTGATGGTTGCTAGGCAGTGGTCATTACTACTATCGTCCTTTCTGAACTTTGCGAGGCATGTCACTTCATCCATCTTCGCAAAGCCCACCACCATATGCACGGTTTCTTAATAACCACAACTGGATGGATCCATAAAGAATTTCTTTGGGAACAAATATCACTGAATGGCCAAAATATTTGAATGaaagtaggctaatgcaattgaaggcatcaaattgttgcttactgaaattcccaaagtcatccaattgttataatacattttattggagCAATAGCCTGCTGCGTGTGGTCAACAACTTCAGTGCCGTTTCGGCCTGTTCTGAGACAAGTGGGAACTGGTCTTAATAATTCAATTAATGTCAGATTTATTTCCTTTTCACTGAGTCTCCGTTTGGATATTGGTTATAGGCCACAGCTAGGTTGTAGAAATGTTAGCTACGTTGAGGTGAGTGCTGCTCATGATCATCTTGTCAAGTTGTCTCATTTATTGCCCATGATCAGAACATTTAGCCAACATGCTTAACAAATAGATTATTTTCCTCTTCAGTCGCTTAGTAGCCTAGACCTACTACTGACAACCTTTGACTTGTCTTCatcaatgtgattttgtttcactgaatcTCTGTGTGTATATTTGGTTCATACTCTGGCTGGGCAAATAAGCTATACCACCTTCACTTATCTATTTGTTTTCTCATCTATCtgatctttaattacttgttacttttatttcttattcttatctgtatttttttcactgtattgttggttagtggctcgtaagtaagcatttcactgtaaggttggttaggggctcgtaagtaagcatttcactgtattgttggttaggggctcgtaagtaagcatttcactgtaaggttggttaggggctcgtaagtaagcatttcactgtaaggttggttaggggctcgtaagtaagcatttcactgtaaggttggttaggggctcgtaagtaagcatttcactgtaaggttggttaggggctcgtaagtaagcatttcactgtaaggttggttaggggctcgtaagtaagcatttcactgtaaggttggttaggggctcgtaagtaagcatttcactgtattgttggttagtggctcgtaagtaagcatttcactgtaaggttggttaggggctcgtaagtaagcatttcactgtaaggttggttaggggctcgtaagtaagcatttcactgtattgttggttagtggctcgtaagtaagcatttcactgtattgttggttagtggctcgtaagtaagcatttcactgtaaggttggttagtggctcgtaagtaagcatttcactgtaaggttggttaggggctcgtaagtaagcatttcactgtaaggttggttaggggctcgtaagtaagcatttcactgtaaggttggttaggggctcgtaagtaagcatttcactgtaaggttggttaggggctcgtaagtaagcatttcactgtattgttggttaggggctcgtaagtaagcatttcactgtattgttggttaggggctcgtaagtaagcatttcactgtattgttggttaggggcttgtaagtaagcatttcactgtaaggttggttaggggctcgtaagtaagcatttcactgtaaggttgtattcggcgcatgtgactaatactatttgatttgattatcacTGATCAGAACCATTTGGCAtgcaataatgtagcctaaattAAGTGCATGATTTTGCTCGATCACGTATAGACAACTCCAAAAACTTGCAGAGGTTGAAAAAGAGATGAGATGTGGATATATGACAGTGGTTCCCGTGATGCAAGCTGTGGGaaaatattatttgtattttattccaTTATAGTCTTAGCCTAccataacatatatatatatatagttgttgACAGTGGTCAGGGTAAGTGTGTTtaacaaacaaaataacttttgATTTCATGTAGCCTATAGGCTCAAAATAAATTATTTTTATTAGTCTTATAATGTTTCATAGGACTTCTTAAAAACATTgtcagatttatttttatttactttttaccccttttctccccGATTTCGTGGGATCCAATTAGTAGTTACAGTATTTTCTCTTCGCTGCAACTctcgtacagactcgggagaggcgaaggtcgagagccgtgcgtcctccgaaacacaacccaaccaagccgcactgcttcttgacacaatgcccacttaacccggaagccaaccgcaccaatgtgtcagaggaaacagtacacctggcgaccatgtcagtgtGCACTGTGGCCGGTCccccacaggagtcactagtgcggaaggggacaaggacatccttgcCAGTCAAACCCTCACGACGgcgggccaattgtacgccaccccatgggtctcccggtctcagccggctgcgacagagcctggtctcaaacccagaatctctagtggcacagctagcactgcgatgcagtgccttagaccactgcaccactcaggaggcccagaCAGATTTTTTCTTTCTGTaggtaaaaatattttttactattcatgtttttgttttattgtggacccccaggaagagtagctgatacttctgcaaaagctaatggggatacaaataaataaacacaacagtTTCCCTCATTGCAGGTAGAGATCAGTCGAGATGGAGAAAGGTTATCCCGGGGATGGTACTTCTGCCCCTCACCCAGGACCTCCCATGACCTATGGGGGGACAGCCACGGACCAGGGCCCCCAGCCAGGCTTGTACCCCCAGCCCCCAGGCGGATACCCTGCCTCCCCTGGTCCTCCACAACCAGGGTTCCAGCCTGGTCCCTACCAGGGAGGTGAGTGTCTACTGGTTCATATTGTACTTTAGAAGGCTGGATTTACTGTATATTCTGTGTGTGAGAACCAAGCATTTTCACATGAGTTTTTGCAACAAACAAATACCTCTTAGAATGTTTGTTTCTATATTTTTTCTTCTTCGCCATTATCAACTCCATCTTAAAGACGACAGGACACACAACAAACTCTTCTAAAATACACATGTGGGTCTATGGAGATGAATTGAACGTTCTCTGCCTCTTGTGGCAACTACTGTAGATATGATACAAACACCCCAAGCCAAGTAAGAACACACAACAACAGCTTGGTTGGtggttgtgtctgtctgtatgtctgtcctgCTGTTTGGCTACACTGGTGGAGAATGGAGGCATTGGAAATTACCCTATTTCTTCAGTTCTCCCAAACCATTCAAGCACTTATAAAGTATGAACATACTGTTTCAAAAGTTCTCCGTGTTCTTTCCCCTTTGAATCATATTGATTGTGTTGTGGATTACAGCACAGCAAACACTTACCTCCTTCAAGTACTATTTTCAACACCACTTTGGAAACACTCCCCTTCAATGTCAATAATGTGTGGTGCCAGATGTGTGGAAAAACAGTCAAACACCTACGCACACAATAAACCCTGACCATTATATGTAGCTATGCACATTCTAGTAATTTATCACAGTACATACTCTTATCCAGACATATGTAAACAAGCTCTTATCAAGGGAAGAACATGGGGTGGAAACCATTGGAACTGGAACCCATTGGAACTGGAAATGGGGTGGAACCCATTGGAACTGGAAATTAATTTTACTGGGGGTGAATTTTGTTGATGATATGGTGCAACTATCTGAATGAGTTTGCCCCCAGACCCCCATTTGTGGGTTAACCCAGTTAAAATGATAGTTCAGCAATGTTACATATTTAGACAATTTTTTTCCTTACCTTGAAAGGAGTCTGAGCAAGCAACCTTCAACAACAGACTGCTTTCGAGGTAAGGAAACAATATCTAAATGAAGGCAAACCGCTATGTAAAACTGTAAAACTCCCTTTAATCAAGTCCATTTCCACCACTGGGTACAATCTTATTCCGCAGTACGTGGTGGtatagtaataacatgttcattGCATTGTGACCACATTGTGATTGGTATCTTACTCTCCTATTCAAGGTCCCCAAGCAGGTGTGTACACACCTCCACCACAGTACACCTCTGGACCAGGTGGACCGGTGCCAGTCGGTGAGTTGATACTTCCACCACGCACACAGAGTgatgtacagctaaccttgtggggacacaaaaTTCAGTCCCattaaaaatcctattttccctaaccttaactctaacccctaGCCTTAactctaacccataaccctaaccttaacctcaaaccttaaccccaaatgtaaccctagctattaaccctgaccctaaaactaaccctagcgcctaaccctaaacctaattcttaccctaacactaattctaacatGAACagtaaaccccctagaaatagcatttgaccttgaggggactaacaaaatgtccccagttggtcacattttgatttgtttactatacttgtggggactacacacacacacacacacacacattatcaaaGGTTAATTGGGGTCAATGCAAGCTAAATAAGGAACTTACTCGAAGAGTAACCCAAATGCC is from Oncorhynchus kisutch isolate 150728-3 unplaced genomic scaffold, Okis_V2 scaffold1975, whole genome shotgun sequence and encodes:
- the LOC116368587 gene encoding lipopolysaccharide-induced tumor necrosis factor-alpha factor homolog (The sequence of the model RefSeq protein was modified relative to this genomic sequence to represent the inferred CDS: added 106 bases not found in genome assembly), translated to MEKGYPGDGTSAPHPGPPMTYGGTATDQGPQPGLYPQPPGGYPASPGPPQPGFQPGPYQGGPQAGVYTPPPQYTSGPGGPVPVVTQVIMTPSLMEVGGSTMCPHCQQHVVTKTETNTGLLTWLICGGLFIVGCWPCCAIPFCVDSCKDVNHSCPNCNKIIHVYKRI